The DNA window gaactcagatgttaTCTTCATGAGTTGGATGGGAAAGCTGGAtaaagggtgaagatcgtccaagatgaagatgaagctctttttatctattttttgaattaatttttttagtttaaagacaatttggatttcgaattttagttaaggatttttatccctgtttttctcatattgttccaatacattttttttttattattaataaagtttattttattttctatttcaaataaattacaatttatgagattgagcttcatttactttatctttcacaacaattaccacattatatttatatgtttgtatgtgtaagtgtttttattattgatgcaaattctataatatttacaactcttcatagagttatattaaataaacattagaaattatttctatgtttattaataattgttaattctaatacaattattaagaatgtgtttaataaaaggatcttttgatctgataggggtggagaaaagttaagaaaactatgcagttcaacgatcttttatatctaatgaactctagattgtattcaactccacacaaactctatcacacttagagaatcatgatctttacaacctttaggggtggatcataatctctatatacttaggggtggagtttacttcacaataccctatgtaacacatattttctttaaatatggaagtaatataatgaattagctattatcaatataaatccttgatcttgattgtatgttccaatttagttttactgttgtactaaaaattgatacctataaaagttctttgataatgtttcacactaccttaattgagtgggagaattttaaaattctatacccatcttcattaggttgatacttgtgataggaacttaagaacacttctgaaaagcaaatctaaccattcatgtggatagatataacttatcagaataaGATACaggaactctagttcagtctattcgaatgacttgaactatgaattcttaatcctcataaaattttatggtatcttaattttgattacttaatctctagtaagtatttttcacttcgaatactagtctgctatgttgatgacttagtcttaacttaaagtttcagactaatacaaaagtcacaactagataactctccaaacaataaagaggttaaatgCATTATtcaaccagacatctgctattgagtgggagctatctgagatgtaatcaaatatggaacattagaagatattcaagaaagatttatgaaagtgatctatatgttagatattaaggaactgtatatcagttatccttgtatcttcaccaactcattcgaaattatgagatggtggttactttgggggtggaggagttattctacaataattcaagctctaccagaaaagacttataactttgtaaattcaaaattaccagaaagttatattactgaagaaaagtctacactgtattatctcaattccatattttaaaatatgagagatatgtcttctgtttattcagatgtactttaaaacagtgaggatttcagtatcccttgatgagtaaagcatatagtaaaggatgtttcataattgTATtcatgaactagtttccagaagtttgggtggattcaaatatactacacttgatctgaagatcaagacatcagattgacttatttgcacactttgttttatgttagtgcaagtgggagtttgttgggttttatgcccttaataaaactctttacaatctgattagttatcaatataagaaatttgaagtgatttatgtttgcatgaattttacatgctaatggtttaatatgtttattacatttacacacaaaatcagttaaatccagatcatatgtttattcacaattacagtatcgtcaacacagtggaatgtgattttgatcatatgaatcaaaagactaagtccctgtttcatcagtgttttggatttacactaatgtgataatcagcgatgatgtgtacttacacttggagtagtgttatgttctttccaggacattagtaaagtatacaagtttcgaatgtatggagtatacattggactggaccgatattgcaacttagttaagatattacaaacttaccgttatatctttccaagtcaatgtcagtagttgatcttaagattaaaagaatctaaatcctgatatgcttaggctcaactcaggagtactattcatgttctttgatttattagttaagcctacttttgggttagggtgatacgtatattttgggaacatgatagtatgattgagtgggagtgctgaacataaatatggaatctatagcttctactggtgtatagaagtcaagtgatgattcccttcgagcttagctaaatagaagtaaatggatgagctcttgtttaagtgactagttcttagatcactaaacatcatttacaggtagctaagtgttttaaggggcaaaatacattgaggaatgagaacggtaaaattatcccatctcgatgtaaatcatctatatagaggatctttgatcacaataagattataataatggttaaatgagatagcatatctatatcgtggaacatataatatgctttatataagtctgacagcatatagatccatggtccccattctaagttctaagagtggattcaacgaagaattaataagtaggaatttacttagtaaattcggttcacttattggaagctcagcatatagatccatggtccccattctagttgagaatatgctgcttgtaagactcaataattgatttgtgattaatcaattataattctaaagttagactatgtctaatttgtgaattttcactaagcaggggcgaaattgtaaagaaaatagattctagatttatttatttattaatggactttatatgtctaattaataattaaattaaatgataatattatttaataatctattttagttattaaataattagttttggcatttaaaaggttagaattgaaaaattggcgtttttgagaaaataaaaataaaatttgtgaaaactgcaaaaccaagtggggcccattatacacaccatggccggccactcaaagtggattttcaaattgatattttcattattttaatgccaaataattcctaacctaaacctagtagttgcctataaatagaaagtgatggctcagtcaaatcataagttttcataagcttttctttcagaaatttctctcttcagaaaactaagccttcctttttctcttctttggccgaacctgttctctctcttttcttctccataaatttcgaaccttagtgatagagtaagtgcccacacacagcaagtggtaactcaatcatagattggaagactgtgaaggattacacacaaagagaaggatattcgggctcagatcttgataatactctgcgacagaaaggatacaagggttaaagatctgagtggaaggagacattaattccgctgcatcaatgtaaggttttcttaactttatatgtgtttatttatcgttttagaaagttcatatttagggtgttaaacaacatacttgtgagtagatctaagatcctggtaaaataatatccaacaaatataaaataggggtaagttgaaaaatccctcttttattaatcaattaacgaaatttacctctaattttttttaattgaaacatacctcctgttatatgtattgtacccaaaataccctgacataagggagtcacatggagagtatcttgaagtgaaatgagtaaaactggtacaatgtttaaaaaaagaggtaaaaataatagactttaaaaaagagagtaaaaataaaagagtacaatataaaaagggtatagagtctaATTTCCTTTATAGAATATGTCCTTTCTAAATAAGTATAACAAAAATAGGACAAATTCAATACCATAAAAAAGTTCAAAAGACataaaataccataaaaaatgaaccaacaaaaacatggtatatttttcaaatattgttTCAAAAGCCCATATTAAGTCATAAACCACAACTTGACTTCAAATAATTCAACTAAGGCATCCTTTCTAATAACGTTATTTCCAAGAAATTATTACATAGAGATATAAACAATGCctattttcctttttaattaccCCACTTGTCCTACCCTGAAGGAGACTTCTCAACTTTGACCAATATTAATTATACGCGCACCATATAGATAAATATAAAGGTTTACATAGAAAGAACCCAAAGATTAAAGCCGGTCTTCTCATATCGTTTATCCTTCCTCTCTCTCCCTTCTCAGTTGTCTGTTTCATTTGATTCATAGATGGATTTAGAGCAAGAAGAGATGCAATTCCTTGGAGTGTTTGATATACTTAAAGAAGCCTACAAAATCATCCTCACATGTAGAAAAATCTTCAGCCAAATAACGCTTACCTTAATCATCCCTCTATCCCTCTTGATTTTAATCCACATAGAAGTCTCTGACATCCTTTTCCGCAACATAATCCACAACCAGGTCGACCTGGTGGATACCCAAGTCGGAACACCCAAGTACAACACCCTCTCTCGCCACATCTCCTCCGAATGGACCTATCTTTGGCTCTTCAAAGGTCTTTACTTCACTTTCCTCCTCATCTTCTCCCTCCTCTCCACCTCTGCAGTCGTCTACACCGTTGCCTCGGTCTACACCGCCCGAGAATTATCCTTCAAAAAGGTCATCAGTGTCGTTCCCAAGGTTTGGAAGCGCCTCATGATAACCTTCTTGTGGACCTTCCTGGCCTTCTTCCTCTACAACTTCCTCGCCTTAATTATATTGGTTATCTTTACTGTTATAATGGTTGAATATTCATTCCAGCCGGGGTTGGTTATGCTTGTCGTTTTGGGGTTGTTGTATGTTGTAGGAAACATATACATGAGTCTGATTTGGCAGCTGGCCTCTGTCGTTTCTGTTCTTGAAGAAGTTCGTGGGATTCAAGCCATGAAGAAGAGCAAAGCGTTGATCAAGGGAAAGATGTGGACATCCATTTTCTTATTTGGGATTCTCACAGTTTTCAGCTTCCTCTTCCAATTCACCTTTCAGAAGCTTGTCGTTCACGGATGGTCGTTTGGGTTGTTTGGTAGAGCAGCATACGGTGTCGTTTGCTTGTTGGTCTTCGTCGTGTTGATGCTTTTGGGGCTTGTTACACAGACCATTCTTTACTTCGTTTGCAAATCTTATCACCATGAGAACATAGACAAGTCAGCTCTTTCCAATCACCTTGAGGTTTATCTACTCGGAGAATATGTCCCTCTCAAGACCAAGGATGTTCAACTTCAACACtttgaagtttaattttttgatcATCATTTACTTATCTGTGTGTGATCAAGTCTTAATCTGTTGTTGTCCTTTGGTTTTCTTTTAgagtatataatttaattacataCTAGTTATAAATAAGATATGATGAATCTGGATTCCACTGCATTAATGAAAAGAAGAAACACATTTTTTTGCCCAAATCAATTGTTTGGCCTTACTTTATTAGTTTTCCATGAACACATCTTTTTCCTTGCAAACCGTTGCTATTTAATAAACTAAATAACTATTTAATTGAAAtggtcaattttttattttttttttccgtttttctttttttctatttGAGGTGTGTGAGAATCATTGACGAAGCTATAAATTGTAGGTGAGCCAGCTCCCTCACCTCAATTATTTTACATCTTCATATATATGCTAATTCACacataaattaatttcattctcatATTGTGTTGACCCCGGACCTTGCTAGGGACTGAGCGATAATTTCAATCGTTTATGATGTTTCGTGGGCAATTTGTTAAATTCTTTGGCCAAgaatatttcaaaataaaataaatattcaaaagtaattaattaattatataaataataaaattacaaatttttataAAGTAGAATTAACATATCTATTCTATACAAAACTAGTTAACAATCCACGCTTCGCGCAGGATGTTTAGGgtgtgtttggaagtaactgtgtaattactagctAGGGTAATTACTAGGATAGTAATTACATaatttagtaattacactatattttaaaattcaaggtGTATTTTgatatgaggtggtaattacatatgaattcctaatatattgtttggcaaaatagttagtgttgcccctgattttgcccaatgtacgtggaccaaccagacaaggacacgtggatcaagcaagttacaaaatcagctAAGTCTTTGTGTCGTAAGGCAGCGTCCAGGacgtagctcccggagaaggcgtatggaaccccatatgctcccggaagctcgagtaatgctaaggcatctccgcgaggtgtcaggtctctcctgagcaatcaagtcgcattaaatgtcgcatgggaggaagcgtgttgggactgctacacgcaataaagtctgacggcataACCTCCAACCaacagctacaaagtaatgatcatttaagtctagcgacggctacactgtgaagagtcacatcagtcaaaaggcaataaggacattccacataaaaaccctacaacacctagggatttgaccatgcatttgttggaatttattttaccaggatcttagatctactcacaagtatgtttattaacatcctaaataagaactttctaaaacgataaattaaacacatataaagtttaagaaaccttacattgggtgcagcggaataatatgactccttccgttcagatatctagcccttgattcctttacgtagcgagcattatcaatatctgaacctggatctctttctctgaatcttttatgctgaaactcctttgctgatgatctttcttcacgatcttcctcactatgattgaggtatcacttgatgtgtgtgggcactactgtaatcactaaggatttcgaaattctcaagagggaagagaagaagtgacagctaaagatagggagagagaaggctcaggtttttctctgaaggaaaaatagaaaatttaagtgtgattttcctgaagccttcactatctatttatagcattccactagggttaggtttgaattatttggcattaaaataatgaaaatatcagtttaaatttcctacaaaagtggcaggccctatactagtggatttgggcctcactttttgcaattttgcagttttaccttttctgcacctgattttctcaaaaacgccaattttcaaattcaaccatttaaatgccaattctaactatttaataactataaataattattaaataatattgtcatttatcatatttattaattgaaccatacaaagtatcataattaacaaatatgcccctataaactctttctttacaatttcgcccttacttagtgaaaaattcacaaatagacatagtctaatttgagaattataattgattaatcaaaaccaattacatgagtcttacaagcaatattatctcaactagtggggggaccatgggtctatataaccgagcttccaataagtagatcaagaatttagcactaaaattcactaacttattaattcttcgttgaatccacgcatagaacttagaattgcactctcagtatatagaatgctctatatgttccaccatatagacacatcattagttatccattgttataatcctaatttgatcaatgatcctctatatgaatgatctacactgtaaagggattaaattaccgttacaccctacaatgtatttattccttaaaacacttgaccccgtataaatgatatttcagcttatgtgaaatgagtactccaccatttatgttcgtttggtcaagctcgaaggagatcatcctttgcttactattcgccagatagaagctatagattccatgtttatgatagcgctcccactcaattgcactaccgtgttcccaaaatgtacgtatcaccctgacctaaaagtaggcttaactaacaaatcaaagaacacgaatagcctttcaagattgagcctaatcataacaggattaagaacatttgatctaggatcaactaggcgatattgacttgaatagatattacggtaagtttaataaatctaagtcaaagttcaatatcggtcccttccgatgcatactccatgcatccaacctgagctttactttaaccaatgttctggaaagaacatagtatttctccaaatacaagtaaactcttgttgtagattatcatatcagtaaaaccctgtgtctgataaatctaggaaactttactcacatagtcatgtttactttccaatgtgttgacggcacaataaacaggatcaagtatgtgaaaagggtttcagatgaatttatacattatgtacatataatcatgaaataaatcatgtgaaccatgcaacattaaatgttatttctgatcaaCATTAATAAGTacatctgattatattgaaatgagttttatttagggcataaaacccaacaaactcccacttgcactaatataaaacaaaaagtgcgtttcaaataatctcaacaccttgatatacaaatcaagtgtagtagtagtaaactcctcgtaataggatatgaaaagttgaattaaccacaaccttttctccaccattactcttccttaatcacaaaatcattgataatgtgaaattcctatctatatgtctactctcttgggatactggattctatatctttggcaactacttttggttaatcaggaaattaacactagtagtttaaggcaatttggaatgatgccaaaaatgtatagaactttccttagactgaataagtacctttcctgcagctttaacattcagtctctctctggtagacctagagacttcagataggtttttacacttctctaaaatcactattccacccccagagtaaccaccatcttatcagaaagatttactagcacaaaggcaaatttcgaaatctgatatggtgtagtctaagagttttaaacacacccttatagactaacatatagttcctcttcttaatcttaaaatttacttgattgtcttccaatgttcttctcctggattaatctgatacctactcattactcccactcaacgagcggagtgtctggtctaaggcatacaaaagcatatctaagacctctcactgttgatgtaagaaattctttcatggctttatcttttctggaatagttaagacttttccttagataaataaaatctgtacctaagaagttgtgaagcttctatagattgccattagaaagaaaatgcttcagcatcttactaaagtatgttgcttgcattagagtaagtaattactaggtataccacaagccataagtttagataaactcaaacctttaatactaggaacatgaagttttgttaagtccattgaatagacttataaacaaaaatttccttttatgtccttgtaatagaaaactttaggttattccatgtgaatggattaaaccatagttctattggctttcttcttagtttcttatcttgacaatccattacttgtttaaactcacaatggattttaaccactagtgtctcccaagtcataagaaggtgagttcctagaaactctcccactacgacaaggtaccgtgaattatgtcgaagaaaactaaatggtattaacctctttggttgtgacaagacaacagaggcagtgggatcatcatatattatataagatgatagaacacttttggaatcaagaattaaatatctcctttatttgctacttgtttttcagacttagtcattttcttagaaaagtagtatttgtttgaacaaacactttcttatctattgacaatgggatggtccacccctaatcacttagaatagctaagaaaccatggttaacagttctagcttttcttaagattttgattaggtcatccatgaatctagtaatgatttacactaagtatacaaccattacatcattctgaa is part of the Cannabis sativa cultivar Pink pepper isolate KNU-18-1 chromosome 5, ASM2916894v1, whole genome shotgun sequence genome and encodes:
- the LOC115717864 gene encoding uncharacterized protein LOC115717864 gives rise to the protein MDLEQEEMQFLGVFDILKEAYKIILTCRKIFSQITLTLIIPLSLLILIHIEVSDILFRNIIHNQVDLVDTQVGTPKYNTLSRHISSEWTYLWLFKGLYFTFLLIFSLLSTSAVVYTVASVYTARELSFKKVISVVPKVWKRLMITFLWTFLAFFLYNFLALIILVIFTVIMVEYSFQPGLVMLVVLGLLYVVGNIYMSLIWQLASVVSVLEEVRGIQAMKKSKALIKGKMWTSIFLFGILTVFSFLFQFTFQKLVVHGWSFGLFGRAAYGVVCLLVFVVLMLLGLVTQTILYFVCKSYHHENIDKSALSNHLEVYLLGEYVPLKTKDVQLQHFEV